The Mesorhizobium sp. M1D.F.Ca.ET.043.01.1.1 genome contains a region encoding:
- a CDS encoding carbamoyltransferase: protein MLCLGLNGGLDKVYENRFQIPNTFMHDGAAVLVRDGQVIAAVEEERLNRIKHSNKLPISAAQYCLSAAGVQLSEIDRVAFYATEAYSNAMLENMLVSQPDASIPLDAKLLVQKLLAQEFGTELDASRISFVSHHQAHAVSAFAMSGFEQSLIFAVDGSGDFLSGLMAIGSGTEIKQLATFPENNSLGQFYLETIRYLGYGLFDEYKVMGLAPYGDPVPYRELFEQFYELSANGEYRVHLDRIGPTLLRSIQVRQKGMPFTQQHKDVSASLQEALERIVFHILRHYREATGMTRLCLAGGVAHNCSMNGKLLYSGLFEDIFVQPASHDAGCALGAALIASNELGRPAPRARLQEVYWGPDLASDHAVEEELKAWAGHLEFERTEEVADRAAEWMAGGAVIGWVQGRSEFGPRALGNRSILADPRPATNKDRINAMVKKREGYRPFAPSVLEEDAREFFDLPGSACEFPFMNFVVRVHDSKRGLLGAITHVDGTARLQTVSRKASPAYWNLINAFKQRTGIPMLLNTSFNNNAEPIVDSVADSIATFLTTELDGLVVGPYLVKKRAATLQDWTALAVSLPPYVSLHKVREYTAQDRQETVCEIRTDNRDCARISHDLFDLLTRIEGEAVLADLLDTITLDQAKREALTSELRRLWEQRHVRMHPSQAVRVHQK from the coding sequence ATGCTGTGTCTAGGATTGAACGGCGGATTGGACAAAGTCTATGAAAACAGGTTTCAGATTCCGAACACATTCATGCACGATGGCGCTGCGGTGCTCGTCCGGGACGGACAGGTCATTGCGGCAGTAGAAGAAGAGCGCCTCAATCGGATCAAACATTCCAACAAGCTCCCAATTAGTGCGGCTCAATACTGTCTTTCAGCAGCCGGGGTTCAGCTCAGCGAAATCGATCGTGTGGCGTTCTACGCTACCGAAGCCTACTCGAATGCCATGCTGGAAAACATGCTTGTTTCCCAGCCGGATGCCTCCATTCCGTTGGATGCTAAACTGTTGGTGCAGAAGCTGTTGGCGCAGGAATTCGGTACCGAACTTGACGCTTCGCGCATCTCGTTCGTAAGTCACCATCAGGCGCACGCCGTGAGTGCTTTTGCAATGTCGGGCTTCGAGCAAAGTCTGATTTTTGCGGTCGATGGCTCTGGTGATTTCCTGTCGGGCCTCATGGCGATAGGATCCGGTACTGAAATTAAGCAACTAGCGACTTTCCCAGAGAACAATTCCCTTGGGCAATTTTATCTCGAGACGATCCGGTATCTCGGCTACGGCTTGTTCGATGAGTATAAGGTAATGGGGCTTGCCCCCTACGGCGATCCCGTTCCCTATCGCGAGCTTTTCGAGCAGTTCTATGAACTGTCAGCAAACGGCGAGTATCGCGTCCACCTGGACCGCATCGGCCCGACTTTGCTCCGCAGCATTCAGGTTCGGCAAAAGGGAATGCCATTCACCCAGCAACACAAGGATGTGAGTGCGTCGTTACAGGAGGCGCTCGAACGCATCGTGTTTCACATTCTTCGGCATTATCGTGAGGCCACCGGGATGACGCGGTTGTGCCTGGCCGGGGGAGTCGCGCACAATTGCTCCATGAACGGCAAGCTGCTCTATTCAGGACTTTTCGAAGACATCTTCGTGCAGCCCGCATCGCATGATGCTGGGTGCGCACTTGGCGCTGCACTAATCGCGTCTAATGAGCTGGGCCGCCCCGCGCCGCGTGCGCGATTGCAGGAGGTTTATTGGGGGCCGGATCTCGCGAGTGATCACGCTGTCGAAGAGGAACTAAAGGCATGGGCGGGGCACCTGGAGTTTGAACGCACCGAGGAAGTGGCGGATAGGGCAGCCGAGTGGATGGCGGGTGGCGCCGTGATCGGCTGGGTGCAAGGTCGTTCGGAGTTCGGGCCGCGCGCGCTCGGAAATCGCAGCATTCTTGCCGACCCCAGGCCCGCCACAAACAAGGACCGGATCAACGCTATGGTCAAGAAGCGGGAAGGGTATCGCCCGTTCGCCCCATCAGTGCTGGAGGAGGATGCGCGCGAATTTTTTGACCTCCCGGGGAGCGCGTGCGAATTTCCGTTCATGAACTTCGTAGTTCGTGTGCACGATTCCAAACGTGGTTTGCTCGGCGCCATCACGCACGTCGACGGTACGGCTCGGCTGCAAACAGTATCGCGCAAGGCCAGTCCTGCCTACTGGAACCTCATCAATGCCTTCAAGCAGCGGACGGGCATCCCAATGCTGCTCAACACGTCCTTTAACAACAATGCCGAGCCGATCGTAGATTCAGTTGCAGACTCGATTGCCACGTTCTTGACGACAGAGCTGGATGGACTTGTGGTCGGGCCGTACCTCGTCAAAAAACGGGCCGCAACGCTGCAGGACTGGACTGCGCTCGCGGTTTCATTGCCGCCTTATGTATCCCTGCATAAAGTCCGCGAATACACGGCGCAGGATCGCCAGGAGACCGTCTGCGAAATTCGAACGGATAACCGTGACTGTGCGCGTATATCACATGACTTGTTCGATCTGCTGACGCGGATCGAAGGCGAGGCCGTGCTCGCGGATCTGCTCGACACGATTACGCTGGATCAAGCCAAGCGCGAGGCTCTCACATCAGAGCTGAGACGATTGTGGGAGCAGCGCCACGTTCGGATGCACCCCTCACAAGCTGTTCGGGTCCACCAGAAATGA
- a CDS encoding ABC transporter permease, with protein sequence MIEGFAAALPANAWNWVAVWRRNYLAWKKVALVSILGNLADPMIYLFGLGTGLGIMVGHVDGASYIAFLAAGMVAVSAMTASTLETLYSAFARMHSQRTWEAMLYTHVTLGDIVLGELAWAATKAFLAGTAITIVTVTLGYAAWPSVLYGLPIIALTGCVFASLAMIVTALSPSYDYFVFYQTLVLTPMLFLSGAVFPLNQLPEAFQKIARCMPLSHSIDLIRPIMLDRPIAGIALHIGVLGLYALLPFFLSMALLRRRLMR encoded by the coding sequence ATGATTGAAGGTTTTGCCGCGGCGCTGCCGGCCAATGCGTGGAACTGGGTTGCGGTGTGGCGCCGCAACTATCTGGCATGGAAGAAAGTCGCACTCGTGTCGATTCTCGGTAACCTCGCCGATCCGATGATCTATCTTTTCGGACTCGGCACCGGTCTCGGCATAATGGTCGGCCACGTCGACGGTGCGTCGTATATCGCCTTTTTGGCGGCCGGCATGGTCGCGGTAAGTGCGATGACCGCCTCTACCCTCGAAACATTGTACTCGGCTTTCGCTCGCATGCATTCTCAACGTACATGGGAAGCCATGCTGTACACGCACGTCACCCTCGGCGACATCGTATTGGGTGAACTGGCCTGGGCAGCCACGAAGGCGTTCCTGGCCGGTACGGCAATTACAATTGTCACGGTAACGTTGGGCTATGCAGCCTGGCCGTCCGTCCTCTATGGGCTGCCAATCATTGCTCTGACGGGATGCGTATTTGCGAGCCTCGCGATGATCGTCACCGCACTTTCGCCCAGTTACGATTACTTCGTATTTTACCAGACGCTTGTGCTCACACCTATGCTGTTCCTGTCGGGCGCCGTTTTCCCATTGAATCAGCTGCCTGAGGCCTTTCAGAAGATAGCGCGGTGCATGCCGCTGTCACATTCGATCGACCTCATTCGCCCGATTATGCTTGATCGCCCGATCGCCGGCATCGCCCTGCACATCGGTGTGCTCGGCCTGTACGCACTCTTGCCATTCTTTCTCTCGATGGCGCTGTTGCGCCGCCGACTGATGCGCTGA
- the nodI gene encoding nodulation factor ABC transporter ATP-binding protein NodI: MERKSHGQTSAKSSLPESLSTVAVDFAGVTKSYGNKVVVDDLSFSVASGECFGLLGPNGAGKSTIARMLLGMTCPDAGTITVLGVPVPARARLARRGIGVVPQFDNLDQEFTVRENLLVFGRYFGMSTRQSEAVIPSLLEFARLERKADARVSELSGGMKRCLTMARALINDPQLIVMDEPTTGLDPHARHLIWERLRALLARGKTIILTTHFMEEAERLCDRLCVLERGRNIAEGRPQALIDKHIGCQVMEIYGGDPHELHSLVKPHSQRIEISGETLYCYAPDPDQVRTRLQERAGLRLLLRPANLEDVFLRLTGREMEE, translated from the coding sequence ATCGAACGGAAGTCTCACGGGCAAACAAGTGCGAAAAGCTCCCTGCCTGAGTCTCTGTCGACCGTCGCTGTCGATTTTGCCGGCGTAACCAAGTCGTATGGGAACAAGGTCGTTGTCGACGATCTGTCGTTCAGCGTTGCGTCGGGCGAGTGTTTCGGCCTCCTCGGACCAAACGGGGCGGGCAAAAGCACGATAGCGCGCATGCTCCTTGGCATGACATGCCCCGACGCGGGCACGATCACGGTGCTCGGCGTCCCGGTGCCGGCGCGCGCTCGGCTGGCACGCAGGGGCATTGGCGTGGTCCCGCAATTCGACAATCTGGACCAGGAATTCACCGTACGCGAGAACCTGCTGGTGTTCGGCCGCTACTTCGGCATGAGCACACGCCAGAGCGAAGCGGTTATCCCGTCGCTTCTCGAATTCGCTCGCCTCGAGCGAAAGGCGGATGCGCGTGTCTCGGAACTGTCCGGCGGGATGAAGCGATGCCTGACGATGGCGCGGGCTTTGATCAACGACCCCCAGCTCATTGTGATGGACGAGCCGACCACCGGCCTCGATCCGCACGCGCGCCACCTGATCTGGGAGCGGCTGCGCGCCCTGTTGGCACGCGGCAAGACGATTATCCTGACGACGCATTTCATGGAAGAGGCTGAGAGATTATGCGATCGGCTATGCGTGCTCGAAAGAGGTCGCAACATCGCCGAAGGCCGCCCGCAGGCGCTTATCGACAAGCATATAGGATGCCAGGTCATGGAGATCTACGGCGGCGATCCGCACGAGTTGCATTCGCTGGTCAAGCCACATTCTCAGCGCATCGAGATCAGCGGCGAAACCCTTTATTGCTATGCGCCAGACCCTGACCAGGTGCGCACGCGACTGCAGGAGCGTGCAGGTCTGCGTCTTCTTCTGCGCCCAGCCAATCTCGAGGATGTTTTCTTGCGGCTGACCGGGCGCGAGATGGAGGAGTGA
- a CDS encoding IS630 family transposase (programmed frameshift) — translation MGKALSMDLRSRVLKASDEGMSARQAAARFGVGVSSAIRWIARAKIGELAPRPQGRRRASSLDAHEPFIVRLIEERKDITLNEMVERLVAEQSVRISRSALSAWLRRHGWTFKKKSAHALEQDRPDILNRRRDWFDGQLDLDPAKLVFIDETGLSTKMARLRGRAPRGERCRAGVPHGHWKTTTFTGALRLTGMTAPFVYDGAMNGNVFLAYVEQVLVPTLSEGDVVVMDNLPAHKAAGVRDAIEAAGASLLYLPPYSPDFNPIENAFAKLKALLRAKAERTINALWDAVGAVVDLFTPAECANYFKAAGYEPD, via the exons ATGGGAAAAGCATTGAGCATGGATCTTCGGTCGCGGGTCTTGAAGGCTTCGGACGAGGGCATGTCGGCGCGGCAAGCGGCGGCGCGGTTCGGCGTGGGAGTGTCCAGCGCGATCCGCTGGATTGCGCGGGCGAAGATCGGCGAACTGGCGCCCCGCCCGCAGGGCCGCCGCCGCGCCTCCAGCCTCGATGCGCATGAACCCTTCATCGTCAGGCTGATCGAGGAGCGCAAGGACATCACGCTGAACGAGATGGTGGAGCGGCTCGTCGCCGAGCAGTCGGTGCGCATCAGCCGCAGCGCCTTGAGCGCCTGGCTTCGCCGCCACGGCTGGACATTCA AAAAAAAGTCCGCGCACGCACTGGAGCAGGATCGCCCCGACATCCTGAACCGGCGCCGGGACTGGTTCGACGGCCAGCTCGACCTCGATCCGGCGAAGCTCGTGTTCATCGATGAGACCGGCCTCTCCACAAAGATGGCCCGCCTGCGTGGAAGAGCGCCGCGCGGCGAGCGCTGCCGGGCCGGCGTGCCGCATGGCCACTGGAAGACCACGACCTTCACCGGAGCGCTGCGGCTGACGGGCATGACTGCGCCCTTCGTCTACGACGGCGCCATGAACGGCAACGTGTTCCTGGCCTATGTCGAACAGGTGCTGGTCCCGACATTGTCGGAGGGCGACGTAGTCGTCATGGACAACCTGCCCGCCCACAAGGCCGCCGGCGTGCGCGACGCGATTGAGGCCGCAGGCGCGAGCCTGCTCTACCTGCCGCCTTACAGTCCCGACTTCAATCCGATTGAGAACGCCTTCGCCAAACTCAAGGCGCTGCTGCGAGCAAAGGCCGAGAGGACCATCAACGCTTTGTGGGACGCGGTCGGTGCGGTCGTCGACCTCTTCACCCCAGCCGAATGTGCCAACTACTTCAAAGCCGCAGGATATGAACCGGATTAA
- a CDS encoding NodA family N-acyltransferase, which produces MRSDVQWRLCWENELRLSDHLELSEFFQKIYEPVGAFSAKAFAGGRSWAGARPEVRAIGYDVHGVAAHLGVLRRYIKVGDADLLVAELGLYGVRPDLEGLGIAHSISAMYPVLQQLGVPFAFGTVRPALRNHVGRFCRKGLASILSGVRVRSTHPDVYPDLPPTRVDDDVLVMVLPIGRSMSQWPAGTLIDRNGPEL; this is translated from the coding sequence ATGCGCTCTGACGTGCAGTGGAGGTTGTGCTGGGAAAATGAGTTGCGGCTTTCCGATCATCTCGAACTCTCTGAGTTCTTCCAGAAGATCTATGAGCCTGTCGGAGCCTTTAGTGCAAAGGCTTTCGCAGGCGGTCGAAGTTGGGCCGGTGCAAGGCCGGAGGTCCGCGCAATCGGCTATGATGTGCACGGAGTAGCAGCTCACTTGGGCGTGCTGCGCCGATACATCAAAGTTGGCGACGCTGATCTGCTTGTCGCTGAACTCGGTCTGTACGGGGTGCGTCCGGATCTTGAGGGGCTAGGAATCGCCCATTCGATCAGCGCGATGTATCCAGTGCTGCAGCAGCTTGGCGTTCCATTCGCTTTCGGCACGGTTCGGCCCGCGCTCCGGAACCATGTTGGCAGGTTTTGCCGCAAAGGCTTGGCAAGCATTTTATCGGGCGTCCGCGTGCGTTCAACCCACCCGGACGTGTACCCCGATCTTCCTCCCACGCGAGTCGACGACGACGTGCTCGTCATGGTGCTCCCAATTGGACGCTCAATGAGCCAGTGGCCGGCCGGCACTTTGATCGATCGGAACGGTCCAGAGCTATGA
- the ubiM gene encoding 5-demethoxyubiquinol-8 5-hydroxylase UbiM, which produces MPSLDDNFDIIVVGAGPVGLSFAASLAHSEFKLAVVEGQSLGRLANPAFDGREIALTHASIGILRELGAWDVISASDKSPLQGARVLNGSSPFALCFDSPARSAEPLGVLVPNCQIRDALFKIIRLQGHARLLCGHSVVRATNSRQGAVITLSNGRQLTARLLVAADSRFSATRNLLGIGADINRLGNSMLICRVRHERPHNQIAIEWFDHHQTVAMLPLAQGVSSLLLTLPSNEADGLLALDDALFLIELTKRCRGRLGKMSLASQRHIYPLVTTWAHRFRAPSAALIGDAAIGMHPVTAHGFNIGLGGQKHLAHAIETAWLERRDIADPDMLHRYESRLRLSAAPLYHATNILVGLYSSEHPAARLARHVALRLGQHLPFVRHGIAAMLRR; this is translated from the coding sequence ATGCCCAGCCTTGACGACAACTTCGACATCATTGTGGTTGGCGCCGGGCCGGTCGGTCTTTCCTTCGCCGCATCGCTTGCCCACAGCGAGTTCAAACTGGCGGTTGTCGAAGGACAGTCCCTGGGAAGACTGGCAAATCCGGCTTTCGACGGTCGCGAGATCGCGCTCACCCACGCCTCGATTGGCATCCTTCGCGAGCTCGGCGCCTGGGATGTTATCAGCGCTTCGGACAAGTCACCGCTTCAAGGCGCACGCGTCCTCAACGGATCGAGTCCCTTCGCGCTGTGTTTCGATTCGCCGGCCCGGTCCGCAGAACCACTGGGCGTTCTGGTCCCGAATTGCCAGATCCGCGATGCCCTTTTCAAGATCATCCGCTTGCAGGGCCACGCCCGGCTGTTGTGCGGCCACTCGGTCGTGCGTGCAACAAACAGCCGCCAGGGAGCAGTCATAACGCTCTCCAATGGCAGGCAACTGACCGCCCGGCTTCTCGTTGCTGCCGATTCGCGATTTTCCGCCACCCGCAATCTGCTCGGCATCGGCGCCGATATCAATCGGCTTGGCAACTCGATGCTGATTTGCCGAGTGAGGCACGAGCGCCCCCACAACCAGATCGCGATCGAATGGTTCGATCATCATCAGACGGTAGCGATGTTGCCCCTCGCGCAAGGCGTGTCGTCGCTGCTTTTGACTTTGCCCTCAAACGAGGCCGACGGACTGCTTGCCCTTGACGACGCGTTGTTCCTGATTGAATTGACAAAGCGCTGTCGAGGGCGCCTCGGCAAGATGAGCCTGGCAAGCCAACGCCATATCTACCCGTTGGTTACAACCTGGGCGCACAGGTTCCGGGCGCCGAGCGCCGCATTGATCGGCGACGCTGCCATCGGCATGCACCCGGTGACCGCGCATGGCTTCAACATCGGCCTCGGCGGCCAGAAGCATCTCGCCCATGCTATCGAGACAGCATGGCTTGAGCGTCGCGACATTGCCGATCCCGACATGCTCCACAGATATGAAAGCCGATTGCGCCTGTCGGCGGCGCCGCTCTATCATGCTACGAATATCCTCGTCGGACTCTACTCAAGCGAGCATCCGGCGGCACGGCTAGCAAGGCATGTGGCGCTGCGCCTGGGACAACATCTTCCCTTTGTCCGTCATGGCATTGCGGCCATGCTGAGGCGGTGA
- a CDS encoding mannose-1-phosphate guanylyltransferase/mannose-6-phosphate isomerase, which translates to MKVVPVIISGGAGSRLWPASRQSHPKPFLKMADGHSLIQHSVLRAASIVGAAELVTVTSKDHLFLTKDHFDELDSVVLPRTFLLEPEGRDTAAAVAAATIHAKATQGPDAILCIFPADQMIGDLAAFGSAISRAIEHARQGRIATLGINPERPDTAFGYIEADGEKVVRFVEKPDVETAKSYVASKRFFWNAGIFCFKARVMLDEMALHCKELVDAVLGSYENAAIIDGERFASIELSAKHLAVAPRISLDRAVMEKAHNLAVVPCEMGWNDIGSWNAMAELIPPDESGNRIRGDVHVVDTVDTYISSDKRVIGTVGVSDLVIVDSHDALLVASRDRVQDVKKLFEGLKAAGHEAHLLHGTVHRPWGTYTVLEESERFKIKRIEVNPGGRLSLQMHHHRSEHWVVVSGTAKIVNGEQELLLTTNQSTYIPCGHKHRLENPGNIGLVMIEVQSGEYLGEDDIVRFEDVYGRA; encoded by the coding sequence ATGAAAGTGGTTCCTGTCATCATCAGCGGCGGAGCCGGCTCGCGGCTGTGGCCCGCCTCCAGGCAGTCGCACCCCAAGCCTTTCCTCAAGATGGCGGACGGGCATTCGCTCATTCAGCACAGCGTGTTGCGCGCGGCTTCCATAGTGGGGGCGGCCGAGCTCGTCACCGTGACCTCCAAGGACCATCTCTTCCTCACGAAAGACCATTTTGACGAGCTGGATTCCGTCGTGCTGCCGCGCACCTTCCTGCTCGAGCCGGAGGGCAGGGACACGGCCGCCGCTGTCGCCGCGGCGACCATCCACGCCAAGGCGACACAGGGGCCGGATGCAATCCTGTGCATTTTTCCCGCGGACCAGATGATCGGTGACCTGGCGGCCTTTGGAAGCGCCATCAGTCGGGCGATCGAGCATGCGCGGCAGGGGCGCATTGCAACCCTGGGCATAAATCCAGAAAGGCCGGACACGGCATTCGGCTACATCGAGGCCGATGGCGAAAAAGTCGTCCGTTTCGTCGAGAAGCCGGACGTGGAAACCGCCAAATCCTATGTCGCCTCCAAACGTTTCTTCTGGAACGCCGGCATCTTCTGCTTCAAAGCGCGAGTCATGCTCGATGAGATGGCCCTGCATTGCAAGGAGCTGGTCGATGCCGTTCTCGGCAGCTACGAGAACGCCGCAATCATTGACGGCGAGCGCTTCGCCAGCATCGAGCTCTCTGCAAAGCATCTCGCCGTGGCTCCGCGCATCTCGCTCGACCGGGCGGTGATGGAAAAGGCGCACAATCTCGCCGTTGTCCCTTGCGAGATGGGGTGGAACGACATCGGTTCCTGGAACGCAATGGCCGAACTGATCCCTCCCGACGAGAGCGGCAACAGGATCCGCGGCGATGTCCATGTAGTGGACACGGTCGACACCTACATAAGCTCGGACAAACGAGTCATAGGGACGGTGGGCGTCAGCGACCTGGTGATTGTCGATTCCCACGATGCGCTGCTCGTTGCATCCCGCGATCGCGTCCAGGACGTCAAGAAACTGTTCGAGGGGCTCAAGGCTGCGGGACACGAAGCGCACTTGCTTCACGGTACCGTGCACCGGCCCTGGGGCACCTACACGGTTCTGGAGGAAAGCGAGCGCTTCAAGATCAAGCGCATCGAGGTTAACCCGGGCGGGCGCTTGAGCCTGCAGATGCACCATCACCGCTCCGAGCACTGGGTCGTGGTCAGCGGCACCGCAAAGATTGTCAACGGCGAGCAGGAGCTACTCCTGACCACCAATCAATCCACCTATATCCCGTGCGGCCACAAACACCGGCTCGAGAACCCCGGCAATATCGGCTTGGTTATGATTGAGGTCCAAAGCGGCGAATATCTAGGCGAAGATGACATTGTGCGGTTTGAGGACGTATACGGTCGAGCCTGA
- a CDS encoding phosphomannomutase, translated as MKFGSSGVRGLDSELLGRASGLYTEAFAWRLSSSQVQPNSSVFLGRDLRGSSEAIVNNCMAALAANRFQPIDCGAIPTPALALYARRHGAAALMVTGSHIPAGRNGIKFYGPNGEISKADEAAITRFVAERSNAYYLPPAPLGTTWPIRHEEAMACYRERANDMLEPGSLSGLRLGVYRHSSVAAILLVEVLQSLGAGVVAVGKTETFVPVDTEAVDAATIAKLKEWVREFNLDAIVSTDADADRPLIADENGDLFRGDLVGLATALFLKADTVVTPVTSNSGISKAFGFDVLRTKVGSPFVIEAMEASHRAGSIVVGFEANGGVLLGSDYTANGKTLTALPTRDSLLPILAVLGTMASTKKKLSQLRELWKLPVCASDRLQDFSAESSSRLMDRLANLDALQQFLAPFGTVAEVDKTDGFRVRMRTGEIIHLRPSGNAPELRCYSEASSESRATTIVASVLKRAQAFASQTVEGI; from the coding sequence ATGAAGTTCGGGTCAAGCGGCGTTCGAGGTTTGGATTCGGAATTGCTCGGCAGGGCCAGCGGGCTTTATACTGAAGCTTTCGCCTGGCGTTTGAGTTCGAGCCAGGTTCAGCCGAATAGTTCGGTCTTCCTAGGCCGCGACCTGCGTGGCAGCAGTGAAGCGATAGTCAACAATTGCATGGCGGCGTTGGCCGCAAATCGTTTCCAGCCGATCGATTGCGGCGCCATACCGACGCCTGCCCTGGCACTGTATGCACGCAGACACGGCGCGGCGGCTCTTATGGTCACTGGGTCGCACATTCCAGCCGGTCGCAACGGCATCAAATTCTACGGCCCGAATGGTGAGATCAGCAAGGCGGATGAGGCCGCGATTACGCGCTTTGTCGCCGAAAGATCAAATGCATATTACTTGCCACCCGCTCCTCTGGGAACGACGTGGCCTATCCGCCATGAAGAAGCAATGGCCTGTTATCGAGAGCGCGCCAATGACATGCTGGAGCCGGGCTCCCTTTCCGGCCTGAGACTTGGAGTCTACCGGCACAGTTCGGTAGCAGCAATACTTTTGGTGGAAGTTCTTCAATCGCTCGGCGCCGGCGTGGTCGCCGTCGGGAAAACCGAAACTTTCGTGCCTGTCGATACCGAAGCCGTGGATGCAGCCACGATTGCAAAATTGAAAGAATGGGTCCGCGAATTCAATCTCGATGCCATCGTGTCGACTGATGCGGACGCTGATCGGCCACTGATTGCCGATGAAAATGGCGATCTGTTTCGCGGCGATCTGGTTGGGCTCGCCACGGCTCTCTTCCTGAAGGCGGATACCGTCGTGACGCCTGTGACCTCCAATTCCGGCATTTCGAAAGCTTTCGGCTTCGATGTCCTGAGGACAAAGGTCGGGTCACCATTTGTTATCGAAGCCATGGAGGCGTCACATCGTGCCGGCAGCATCGTTGTCGGCTTCGAGGCCAATGGTGGCGTTCTCCTGGGGTCGGATTACACGGCGAACGGGAAGACTTTGACCGCCCTGCCGACGCGGGACTCCCTTCTCCCCATCCTGGCTGTTCTCGGTACCATGGCATCGACAAAGAAGAAGCTGTCGCAACTGCGCGAGCTCTGGAAGCTTCCGGTATGCGCGAGCGACCGGCTGCAGGATTTCTCCGCCGAGAGTTCAAGCAGATTGATGGATCGCCTCGCAAACCTCGACGCGCTGCAGCAATTTCTCGCCCCGTTCGGGACTGTAGCCGAAGTCGACAAAACCGACGGCTTCAGGGTGCGTATGCGCACAGGCGAGATCATACACCTGCGGCCCTCCGGCAATGCACCGGAACTGCGCTGCTATTCGGAAGCTTCGAGCGAGAGCAGAGCCACGACGATCGTCGCCTCGGTGCTGAAAAGAGCACAGGCATTCGCGTCGCAGACGGTAGAGGGCATTTGA